In Acinetobacter sp. C32I, one genomic interval encodes:
- the parE gene encoding DNA topoisomerase IV subunit B yields the protein MTQYTAQSLEVLSGLDPVRRRPGMYTDTSRPNHLAQEVIDNAVDEALAGHANQICVTVYEDGSLSVEDNGRGMPVDIHPEYGQSGIEIILTKLHAGGKFSTDNYQFSGGLHGVGISVVNALSTRVEVAVQRQGNLYQMAFEQGEPVAPLSVLEGKVAKRATGTTVRFWPETKYFDSPKFALKALKHNLKAKAVLAAGLKIIYDDKINNEKIEWQFENGLVDYLMDELQDRDILPDPAFVSSGQADRAACEFAICWNVEGGEQIQESYVNLIPTAQGGTHVNGLRSGVTEALREFCELRNLLPRNMKLSAEDVWDGVNFILSLKFQEPQFSGQTKERLSSREASNIVLNIAKDAFALWLNQHAEIATQLAEMAIAKAGRRLKAAKKVERKKIVAGPALPGKLADCVGLTREDSELFIVEGDSAGGSAKQARDKNFQAIMPIRGKILNTWEVSSDEVLASQEVHDIAIAIGVDPGSDDLSELRYGKICILADADSDGLHIATLLCALFVKHFPTLVEEGHLFVAMPPLYRIDIGKEVYYALDDDELESILKKVKGNKNPQITRFKGLGEMNASQLRETTMDPNTRRLVQLDLDDAHLTAGLLDKLLAKKRSADRKHWLEQKGNLADITV from the coding sequence GTGACACAATACACGGCACAATCTCTTGAAGTTCTTTCTGGTTTAGATCCAGTGCGTCGTCGACCGGGCATGTATACCGATACCTCACGTCCAAACCATTTGGCGCAAGAGGTGATTGATAATGCAGTCGATGAAGCACTTGCGGGTCATGCCAACCAGATTTGTGTCACGGTCTATGAAGACGGTTCATTGTCAGTCGAAGATAATGGTCGTGGTATGCCAGTCGATATTCATCCTGAATATGGGCAAAGTGGTATCGAGATTATTTTGACCAAGCTGCATGCAGGCGGTAAATTCAGCACCGATAACTATCAGTTCTCAGGTGGTTTGCATGGGGTCGGGATTTCCGTTGTAAATGCCTTGTCGACCCGTGTTGAAGTGGCCGTACAGCGTCAAGGTAATCTGTACCAAATGGCCTTTGAACAAGGTGAGCCCGTTGCACCATTATCGGTGTTAGAAGGTAAGGTTGCCAAGCGTGCGACAGGCACGACGGTACGTTTCTGGCCTGAAACTAAATATTTTGATAGTCCTAAATTTGCGCTGAAAGCACTGAAACATAATTTAAAAGCCAAGGCGGTTTTAGCTGCGGGCTTAAAAATAATTTATGACGACAAAATCAATAACGAAAAGATTGAATGGCAGTTTGAAAATGGTCTAGTCGACTATTTGATGGATGAACTGCAAGATCGTGACATCTTGCCAGATCCTGCTTTTGTCAGCAGTGGACAAGCAGACCGCGCAGCCTGTGAATTTGCGATTTGCTGGAATGTGGAGGGTGGCGAGCAGATTCAGGAAAGCTATGTCAACTTGATTCCAACCGCGCAAGGCGGTACCCATGTCAATGGTCTGCGTTCAGGCGTGACTGAGGCTTTACGTGAATTTTGTGAATTACGCAATTTATTGCCGCGTAATATGAAACTGTCTGCGGAAGATGTTTGGGATGGCGTAAACTTTATTCTATCGCTGAAATTCCAAGAGCCACAATTTTCAGGCCAAACCAAAGAACGTTTATCCAGTCGTGAAGCCTCTAATATTGTGCTGAACATCGCCAAAGATGCGTTTGCTTTATGGTTAAACCAGCATGCCGAGATTGCGACACAACTGGCTGAAATGGCGATTGCCAAAGCAGGGCGTCGTCTTAAAGCCGCGAAAAAAGTAGAACGTAAGAAGATTGTCGCAGGCCCAGCCCTACCAGGGAAATTAGCCGATTGTGTCGGTTTAACCCGTGAGGACAGTGAGCTGTTTATTGTCGAAGGGGATTCTGCGGGCGGTAGTGCCAAACAGGCACGTGACAAGAATTTCCAAGCGATTATGCCGATTCGTGGAAAAATCCTGAATACTTGGGAAGTCTCCTCGGACGAAGTTTTGGCTTCTCAAGAAGTGCATGATATCGCTATTGCCATAGGCGTTGATCCAGGCAGTGATGATCTGTCTGAATTACGTTATGGCAAGATCTGTATCCTTGCCGATGCAGACTCGGATGGTCTGCATATCGCAACCTTATTATGTGCTTTATTCGTAAAACATTTCCCGACCTTGGTTGAGGAAGGCCATCTGTTCGTCGCTATGCCACCACTCTATCGTATCGATATTGGTAAAGAGGTGTACTATGCCTTGGATGATGACGAGCTTGAAAGCATCCTGAAAAAAGTCAAAGGCAACAAGAATCCGCAGATCACCCGATTTAAAGGGTTGGGCGAGATGAATGCCAGTCAGTTGCGTGAAACCACCATGGACCCGAATACGCGTCGTTTGGTGCAGTTGGATTTGGATGATGCACATCTAACCGCAGGTTTATTGGATAAATTGCTAGCGAAAAAGCGTTCAGCAGATCGTAAACACTGGTTAGAACAGAAGGGTAATTTGGCGGATATTACGGTTTAA